TCTAATGGAGCAGTTCACAAAGGGCTAGATTTATTAATTGAAATTTTCAAAAAAAATCCTGAGATAACTTTACATATATGTGGATTTAATCCTGAAGAAAAGTATTTAAAAATACCTAAATTAAAAAATATAATAAATTATGGAAGAATAGATATTCAAGGAGATAAATTTTTAGAATTAGTAGATGTGTGTAGTTATATAATTCTTCCATCGTGTTCTGAAGGCTGTGCTACATCAGTATTAACAGGAATGCTCCATTCTTTAATTCCTATTGTATGTGAAGAGACAGGATTTAGTAAATTAGGAGAAAATGCACATTACTTAAAAGATTATAAAATAGAATACTTACAACAAGAAATATTAAAATTATCTTTAAAAAACATAAACGATTTAAAAAAAAATCATGAAAAAGTTTATAAGTATGCAAGAGAAAATTTTACTATTAATAATTTTACTAAAAATTTAAAAAATATAATTGGAGAAATTATAAATGAATAAAAAGATAAGTATAATACATTTAACAACTGGAGCTAGTAATCAGTCTGCAGTGACTAGATTAGTAGAAGCGGAAAGAAAAGAGGGATTAAATTCTATAATATTAACCTTAGATAACAAAACTTCATATAATTTTGTAAAAAATTATTTAGATAAAAAAACAAAAATTTTAATAAAATATCTTATTAATTTTTTAGAAAAAATACAATTAAAACAAACTGAAACTCCTTTTTCAATCTCTAATTATTCAATTTCTAATTTTATAAAAAATAATGAATTATTAACAGCAGATATAATTCATCTTCATTGGATAAATGGTGGGTTTATAGGAACTAAATTTTTAGAAAAATTACAACAATTAGAAAAAAAAATAGTTATAACAATGCATGATAGTTGGTTTTTTACAGGAGGATGTCACGTAAAATTAGGATGTAAAAAATTTGAAAATTATTGTCATACTTGTGAACAACTAAAAAGCAAAAAATATAGAGATGTTAGCTATTATAATTTTAAAAGAAAAGAAAAAATTTTTAAAAATTTTAATGGAATAGTAGTAACTCCAAGTTATTGGCTAGAAATGGAAGCCAAAAAAAGCAAGGTGTTGTCAAAAAATAAAATAATAACAATAGGTAATACTTTAGATTTTGAAATATTTAAACCAATTGATAGAGGTATAGCTAGAAAAATTTTGAATATAAACTCGGATAAAATAATACTTGGATTTGGAGCTTTAGATTTTTCAAGTGCAAAGTATAAGGGTTATGAATATTTAGAATTGATTTTAAATAAATTTTTTAGAGATAAAAAAGAAAAAAAAAATAATTATGAAATTTTAATTTTAGGTGGAAAAAAATTAGATATTCAAGAACTAGCGGGAATAAAAGTAACATATTTAGGAACATTAAAAGATAATTATAGTCTAAATTTATTTTATTCAGCAATAGATATGTTATTGTATCCTTCTTTAGAAGATAATTTGCCAAATATGGTTATGGAATCTTTAGCTTCGGGAACACCCGTATGCTCTTTTCAAACTGGAGGAATAGAAGAAATGATTATAACAGAACAAATGGGAGAGGTTGTACCTCAAAGAAATATTGAAATTTTTGTAAATAAAATGAATAAAATTTTAGAGAATAGTTTAAATTTAGAAAGAGAAGAAGTAGCGAAAGAAATAAAAAATAAATATTCAAATCAAAAAGTAATAAGAGAATATTTGAAAATTTATAATAATATTTAATTAAAAGAAAAGGAGGTTATACAATGAAAATAAATATAGCTGCAGTGATAGTAACCTATAATAGAAAAAAAGATTTGCAGAAATGTATTGAGGCATTATTAAGCCAAACATTTAAATTAAGCTCGCTATACATAGTAGATAACGCTTCTAAAGATAATACTTTTGAATTTTTTTGTCAGGAAAACAAAATAGAAATATTAAAAATAATAGAATCAAAAGAATATTGTTCATATTTCACAATAATAAATAATATAAAAGTTAATTATTTAAGATTACAAAAAAACTTGGGAGGAGCAGGAGGATTTAACTTAGGAATGTCTAAAGCTTATGAAAATAAAGCAGATTATATTTGGGTAATGGATGATGATGGATGTCCTAGTTTAAATTGTTTAGAAAACTTAATATTGAATAAGGAGCTATCGGATTATTTAGCACCTTTAGTTTTGAATATAGAAAATAATTCAGAGTTAGCATTTAAATTAGATAATATTCAAACAATAGAGGATATACCTAAAAATAAGAAAATCTTAGAAGGATTTGCTTGTCCTTTTAATGGAATATTATATTCAAAAAAGATGATAAAAAAAATAGGAGTTCCTCAAAAAGAACTATTTATATGGGGAGATGAGTCAGAATATCATTTAAGAGCTAAACACAATGGATTTAATCCTATAACAATAATTAGTGCAAAACATTATCATCCTAAAGATAGAATGATATTAGAAAAAAATATTTTTGGAAATAAAAGTATAGTGTATCCAGAAGGGGATTTGAGAAAATATTGTAAATATAGAAATGAAGCATACACCTTAAAAAAATATGAAAAAAATTATAAAATTAAATTAATGAAAAAAATTATAGAATATACTTATTTTTTTACTATACAAAAAAAAATGAAGTTAAAAGATTTGGGATTATTTTATAAAGCTTATTATCATGGTATAAAAGGTAATTTATTAGAGCATGCTAGGTATGTTAAATGAAAATAAGAAAAACTCCAAATATAAAATATAATTTTATATTTAACATACTTAGAATTATAACAAATATATTATTTCCGATAATAACATTTCCATATGTTTCAAGAATATTAAATCCAGATGGGATTGGGAAAGTAACATTTACTAATTCTATTTCTGCATATTTTCTAATGTTTGCAAGTTTGGGAATCCCTCTTTATGGAATAAGAGAAATTGCAATGGTTCGGGATAATAGTAAAAAGCTTGAAAAGGTAACTTCAGAGATTTTTTTGTTAAATTTTATAACAACGATAGTTATTAGTATATTATATTTTATATTTTTATATTTAGGATATTTAGGAAAAGAAAGAACACTTTTAGAGATAATGAGTTTGAATATTTTTTTAACCTTTATAGGCATTGAGTGGTTTTATCAGGGGATGGAAGAATATAGATATATAACGATAAGAAGTATAATATTTAGAGCTATGTCTTTAATTTTAATTTTTAGTTTGGTTAAAACAAAAGAAGATTATATTATTTATGGAGCAATAATGGTATTTTCATCAGTTGGATCAAATATATTTAACTTTTTTAAATTAAAAACTTTTATAAAATTATCTTTTAAAAATTTAGAAATGAAAAGACATATAAAGCCCATAATAACAATATTTAGTATGAATATAGCGATAAGTATATATACAAATTTAGATAATGTTATGCTAGGGTATAAATCAACAGATATTTCAATTGGATTATATTCATCAGGAATAAAAATGGTAAAATTAGTTTTAGGGATAGTTA
This genomic interval from Cetobacterium somerae ATCC BAA-474 contains the following:
- a CDS encoding glycosyltransferase translates to MNKKISIIHLTTGASNQSAVTRLVEAERKEGLNSIILTLDNKTSYNFVKNYLDKKTKILIKYLINFLEKIQLKQTETPFSISNYSISNFIKNNELLTADIIHLHWINGGFIGTKFLEKLQQLEKKIVITMHDSWFFTGGCHVKLGCKKFENYCHTCEQLKSKKYRDVSYYNFKRKEKIFKNFNGIVVTPSYWLEMEAKKSKVLSKNKIITIGNTLDFEIFKPIDRGIARKILNINSDKIILGFGALDFSSAKYKGYEYLELILNKFFRDKKEKKNNYEILILGGKKLDIQELAGIKVTYLGTLKDNYSLNLFYSAIDMLLYPSLEDNLPNMVMESLASGTPVCSFQTGGIEEMIITEQMGEVVPQRNIEIFVNKMNKILENSLNLEREEVAKEIKNKYSNQKVIREYLKIYNNI
- a CDS encoding glycosyltransferase; protein product: MKINIAAVIVTYNRKKDLQKCIEALLSQTFKLSSLYIVDNASKDNTFEFFCQENKIEILKIIESKEYCSYFTIINNIKVNYLRLQKNLGGAGGFNLGMSKAYENKADYIWVMDDDGCPSLNCLENLILNKELSDYLAPLVLNIENNSELAFKLDNIQTIEDIPKNKKILEGFACPFNGILYSKKMIKKIGVPQKELFIWGDESEYHLRAKHNGFNPITIISAKHYHPKDRMILEKNIFGNKSIVYPEGDLRKYCKYRNEAYTLKKYEKNYKIKLMKKIIEYTYFFTIQKKMKLKDLGLFYKAYYHGIKGNLLEHARYVK
- a CDS encoding flippase, whose translation is MKIRKTPNIKYNFIFNILRIITNILFPIITFPYVSRILNPDGIGKVTFTNSISAYFLMFASLGIPLYGIREIAMVRDNSKKLEKVTSEIFLLNFITTIVISILYFIFLYLGYLGKERTLLEIMSLNIFLTFIGIEWFYQGMEEYRYITIRSIIFRAMSLILIFSLVKTKEDYIIYGAIMVFSSVGSNIFNFFKLKTFIKLSFKNLEMKRHIKPIITIFSMNIAISIYTNLDNVMLGYKSTDISIGLYSSGIKMVKLVLGIVTSLGAVMLPRISNYIHNEMEVELKSLLDKSFKFITLLSLPCCLGLYLTSKEIILIFSGEGFIDAVNTMKYLTPIIIFIALSNFIGIQILYPRGEEKKVLISVIIGAIINFSLNWILIPKYAQDGAAISTTVAEGLVLLVQILLGYKYLRFIKYDFEFFKTIIATIFMGIIIIIFDKYYVDNIYLSLLFKILIGSSSYLIVLIILKDKFIYEIFNKILKRG